AATGATGACAGATAGTTGTGAGGGATTTAAAATGTTTCACTTGATAGGTTAGGGACTAAATTGAGACCAAAAATAGGTTAGTGAGGgaaaataggattttttttcttcttcaaaatttcAAGCTATAGACAATTTATCAAGTGATGGAAGTGACAGTAGTAGTGATGGCTATCCAATGGTGGGGTGGGGCATTGGGAGGGCTAGATCATTAAGGGTGAGCAAGGATGCCACTTTACAATGTCAGTAGCATTCACATTCCTGGGTAATGTGACAACCTTACCCAAAATAAGACATGAATAGGGAAGTTGCATTCCTCAAAATGACAAattcttgattttgttttgaactttgaaccACTAAGGGGAGTTTAACATTGATTCTGAGCCTCCCTAAAATTTTCCTCACATTCTGTTCTTATGTCTTATTCTGTGAGTATCTGTGTAAAACACATGGCTACTTAGCTAGTGTTACCAAACTCTGCCTTGAAATACCATGCTATGACAAGTGGCTTATTACATCTGTGGATCTTTAAATAGAAAATTCAAGTAGAACGTTGCTACTGAGTTTCAGAAATTGTGGTTACAAATTTGTTTCTTGTGATGATCAGTTTGTGAAGAAAGGTACAAATGGTGGTGTGACAAAAAGAGGACTTCTAGCAGCTGCAGCAGCTGGAAGTGTCATTGGACTGTCGTTTGTTCTTTTGGGAATCTCAGCTACCAGATGTGAGGGTAAGGGTAGTACAGTTCTTAAGCAACTACTGGTCATACCCATCGCCACCCTTGCAGGACTATGTGGAAGTGTCATTGACTCTCTCCTGGGTGCAACATTGCAATTCACCGGATTTTGCTCCATTCGCGGCAAGGTAAATTTACGTACACTGCCTACAAAGGATACTTTCTCTCCTATTGGCATAATGCTTGAATTCCTATATTGCATTGGGAGTTTGTTGAACAAATCTCCATGCAATATCCAATGATTAATAGTGTAAGAGGTACCATAATATAAGACACCACATAACTCTCCTATTTTAATTCTTAGATATCTGATACCTGAAATTTCTCACTTTTGCAGATGGTTGGAAAGCCAGGACCAACAGTTAGAAGGATTTCAGGTGCCAACATTCTTGACAACAACGCAGTGAATTTCGTATCAATACTGTTGACCTCATTTTTTACTTCAATCGCTTGTTTGTACATTTTCTGAATTCATCACAAGAAGGGGTTATGCAGCCAAAAGGATCCAGAGTTCGAAACCTTGTAATTCAGTGGAATTAGACCGTTAGTTGTTCATATATTGTTGTATTCTCATTCACCAATTGGTAAAGTGGATTACATCAACAATAGAATAAAAACTGTATCTGGTTCTTGAGCATAAATCAATCGTATGTTTTTTCCGTTTAGGAGAATGATTACGTACATGGCATTTTTAGTATCTGTCTGACAGTTCGTTATTAAGAGTCAATCCCTAATGACCTGATGACACTGACACGTGCAAATTGATTTTGTTGTCAGCAATTTTTCATTTCACTctgaatataaaatatagataaaagataaacaaTAGTTGGAAGTGAAAGATTCAGCTATCCCCACATATGAATCATAGTCATTGTGTTGCAACTAATGACATGCCTTTTAGGGATATATtagcaaaaatacttttttatgtgataatgaaaactataaatattaactattagatctcgttatatatatttttttaaatgtgagtCTTTTTAAAGTCACATAGGTTATCATGTAACTTCAATTATTGACTATTTATATATGATTACATACTTGTAAATCTCATTCACACATACACAAAATATATTCTCACAAGATACTCTACCATTTCATAtgattattaattgaaatatgGTACCTTTTTAACATGTGGCCATGGTGGCTCAGTGAACCATTTCTATCACAGATGGATctagtttttttctttgtgctcttttttttttttttggactaaACGTGGATGGATCTAGTTAACAATTAACACAATCTGATTGCAGGAAACATCACCtgaataataatttgtaataataatCTGATTGTTAATCCAAATGAATCATAAAGATTATAAATTCTTATGTTTATTAGTagggataatttttaaaaattttaaaaaagtgttGGGTGCAGAAGAAATCTACGACTGAAAGAAAAGGCCCTGATTTGAATGAGAtaggactaaaaaaaaatccataagaTTAGAAGGCCTGACACAAAGGTTAGGCAGGGTCACAACGTGATACTACTTGTTAGAGGCATCATTATCGTGCTCATTGTAATTGTATTGTATGATATCGTTGAGACAAAGTTGATGGGGTCCGTCTCTAAAAGACCTGCCTCCAACGGGTCGAGTTTTGCGTTTCATGTTTGAACAACTCAACATCATGGACGACTcgggaacaaaataaaaagaccGAAACCTCTAATTAACATTCCCAActaatttttgttatgttttatgattttatccATGTTagagaaataataaattatacgaCTATATTTTCCAAAAATACTTACTATAAACAATCGTAATCAAGGTTGTATCTTCTAAGTCGATAGTCAAGGATTGTGTTTTTTAAAGCGTTGAGGTTACTGAAATGACTTTCCTTTCTAACAAATCTTTGTTCGCACACACTgttaaggataaattttaatacaCGTTTTTATCGGGTAAAAGTCATATGCATatctgtgtcaaaaaaaaaaaagaagaagtcatATGCATCTCACTCACTAAATATTGTGAGTTTTATATCTTACTTATATCTTATTCTATATATTTCATTCgttatttaatgaatttcatGTGAGTTTTACGTAACAATAAAGATTGTTTTGCTAATCTTTTTCATcggtaaaaaatatatacttctATTTCTATCTTTATTCGATTGTCCTAACTTCAAATGGCCATTGGTGGTACTTACCCCTAAAGATGTAGAGTAGGACGTAGTTAGTTGTTTCTTGTTTTCCTGAAAactcttttttctgtttttaaagtaaatgaaaaataaaaaaccgtttgataagagtaattttttaaaactatgttCAAAACTTAtatctcatttttaatttttaaaataacaaaatcagAACACCTCTAggttacttttatttttcactttcaacttttttattatttatgttttattgtaCTTTTACATCCTCTTTCCTACTTTTactctctaatttaattttccataagtattttataaaataacttttaaaacttaataacaAATCAAACACACCCGCAATATACCCTAACTACATTAACATGTTATTTGGTTTTCAATGGTAATGTCCTGACTTAAATTCAAAACTTGACCACTGTCTGTAcggaaagttataaaatttgaagatgCCTTTAACTACATTACCCTCATACCAAACAGATGAATGCATGGGACAGAACAGCAAAACATAAATTCTGGATCAACTTTGGAAAAAGACCTTAGCTGTTTTGTGTAACCCATTTGGTAATACAGCACTTCTCACAGGGCTTTACTTTACACTGGTCAAAAACAAATAAGCAATGTTTGgcctttatttaaatattaaattcaaaactcAACTCATAGAAACTGTTGAATATCATGCCTATTAAAATTTTGGCCCCGGAGAGGGCTCCAGTTCATCAGTCTGCACTAGAATCAGCATGCTTTTTGCCGACATAACTCAAAAAAAGGGTCCCCAAAATGTTCATTTCACCGTTATATTATCACAAGAGTAACTTGcgctaaattaaaatattcaacaaGGAAAAAACCGAAAAAGGGTAGCACTAGTTACTGGTTAGGCCTATGCCTCCTTGATATATCATAAAGTAATTTTACAAAGAAAGCATATGATATCACAACCATATATAAGTCAAAAGTAACATACTCAAAAAGTTACATCTTCATTTGTAATTATTACTTTAGATAGATACACATAAGAAGAAACTATATatgatcatatttttattttaagggcAGCAGCAACATAGCACATCCAAACAACACTCACAGTTCTCATAGCAGCAGAAGCAGCAACACAAGGCAAACAAACTGCAATTGCAAATCCCAGTGAAAATCTCCACCAGTCAACAAATGacagcaaaaaataaaataaaatcgatGATTAAATATTCGCACGAATGAACactgtgaaagaaaaaaaaaggaaattattgACTGTCGAGAACAAAGAGAGCAGAATGATGAAAATTAAATCATGTATGTGCTAGAGTGGCAACAGCAATAATAACAAGAAATTTAACAAACAAAAGCAACAatgataactatatatatatatatacaccatTGGTTTTTAGAGAATAAATGCAGTAAAAAATACAGAGAAATAAAATACTGAGgatatataatttgaagggAAACGAATTGGGGGAATGTTTTTATTTAGCTGCAAACGTATACATTTATAAATGCtgcaaaaaacagaaaaaaaattaacttagaataaagaattttaactgaggaaaaagtaatttatcagagaatttgaatgtctgtaatttaaaatttattgtttggatattttttttttgaagaatttaaaattttggaattttaaaacagtattttaaataactaaaaatctggaatttcaatttttttcaaaaaggttagaaattgaaattctcttcttaccgTCCTTTTCAAGAAACACTGTATGAGATTGTGGACCATCGATTAGATCTAAGCGTAGAGAAACATgtataactagcacaccaaacatattttttctttttttttttattattcatttttttcaccttcataattttaactttttttattcaaataaaagaattttcaattaaaatatttaaaattcttagaatttaaaatttttcagaatttaaaatttttccaaCAACTCTCTAACAAATTGTAATAACTACTTTGATTAGGAGGACTTattcaaaaacagaaaaactgaaaaataatgaTCATGTTGCAGTCCAAAGCAGTTTGTTAACACACACAAACCAAGCATAAAGACAACCCTTTTCTTCGTGGCGTCTGCGAACATGTTCCACATAAGTTATCTCTTGGTATGTGGGAGGTGCATACATTTTTCCTTGTGTGTTGGAGAAATTAAAACTAGAAGGTGAATACTGGTTATGTAACAAGCACGATCAATAAGGTGATGGAGTCATGCACAGAAAGATAGTATAATATATACATGGGGTTGGATTTGGACTGTTTGGTTAATTAGGGTAGGAACAAACCATATCATTTATTAGAGTATTATCTTTTTACTACGttcgttttatttttccttatcaACTAACTTTCCTCTCTCTACCAACTGTCATTCAACTAATTTCAATTAAGTTTCTAAATTGAGGATTCTTTGGACTTTTAAGTGCTCAACTGAattatagtaataaaacagaACATTgactaaatattatataaagttAATGGCTGTCCCTTGGATTCTTGAATACAAGCTATATGTAGATTCAACATATCCATGTGTagctaaaatgaaaaaaaaaaaaaaaaactatgaacgTATATTGGATATGATAAACAAATCAATTGAAAATGTATATTTAGATGtggtatatattaaaatcaattgaaGATGTTATAAACATATGGTATGATTGGTATCAAATTAAAGTTATATGAAATTCAATATCTCCCTATCtaatataactattaaaaaatatttttctaataaatttgtagttttaatttttggtagCTAATAAAGTTTTAAACTCTCGACTAAAATTGCCTCATATAAAAATGTCCAGTGTATTAAATTCTCAtttacttaatatatttttctaagatGATCTTCAAAATTGCTCTAACAAGTCTGTACATAAGACCTCTTATTTATAATACACACTTACAAGTAAAATATAATCTCATAAgtaaaaatttttaattttttaatttgaacagTAGAAATCTGGTTATTTCTACTAAATCTTCAGGCAACAAGTTTAAACTTGTTGCCCAAAATTATTGCAGCACAAATTTGACTTCATGCTTGGAGAGAGTACCGTTGCAAATCCAAAtacatgtttgatttttattttaaatttaaaatttgaagattttcataattttattcttttgacaAGCTATATTACTACTGGACCCACCACTTGAATTTTGAGATACTATGTAACTACTtgcttttttttgaaaaatgtaaattatattaaatcgaaaatgatacaataataaacggGGCATATCCCGCAGTTAAACAACAAATGCAACATGTACGCTTGTCAATACGTAtgaaacttaatcttgctaataacttctatgacagaaaattgataatcttcaaaaatcagttTGTTCCTAAACAGCCAGATGCAATAGATTGTAATTGTTATAGCCataattttccttgaacacctgatgtggatctgcccctaattaaaagaacaaatgaccatttgattcaGGCTCATCTAAACATAAAGGGTAAAGGGAATCTTTGTTCAACAAAACAACTTTACATCTAGTAACAATCATATCTCGTACCAATCATATTTGTTGTCTTGCAAATATATTAGatctttcatttaatattaaCTATCTAACAATCGTATAAAGTCGTTAGGATATAACAATATGAGTATTTGATTAATGTATATTCACAAGGTGTGACACGAGTAGCTAATAGTTAAAGCCTTTGAGACATGTGATATGAGTTTGATTCTATCTATGCGAATATATAAACATTTATGgatagaaaaattgtttcttaaCTGGGTACTTTATATCCTTAGAGATTAATCCCATAGTTATTGGATGTGGAAATACCTTAGCAGCTTGGCCTACCTTGAAAAAAATAGTAACGTGATATGGTTCTATAAATCTTTAACAAGTCttactaatattttataaagaatgtattgaatgatatatatatatatatatatatatatatatatatatatatatatatatatatatatatatatatatatgtttattcaacaaaaattatttaatatcttaaaaacatataaaaaacagTAATACTTTAGAGTATTTATAATGCTTAATTATTTAGAGgagttatttattataatttggtgGGGATCTTAAAATTCTATAAAGATTTAAACACTCTACATAAAATTCACTTTAATGTTAAGGTTGTTAAGTAACATTATGTCATTTGttccaatgtaaaaaaaaaaaatattacttagaGTGAAACAACTTAAGTAAACACTCGCGTTGAAGATGCTCTTACAAATcaagagaaaaattaataagatatggtaaaatgatttaatattaTTCATAACTATATCCTTATTGattgcttaaaaattaaattcttttttttattgattgcgAAATACAAAACAATGTAAAGATTTTGCATTCACGAGTAGTGTGTTCTCCAAAAGCTCAAAATCGTTCCTCCCTGTGTCCCACCGAATCAAACAGGGTGTTAATGTTTACAGTTTAGCACATAACAATGTACACCAAATGCCAAATGCGAACAATCTTGTTTAGcacaaaagttaaattttttaacatctTAATTTGTCGATCCTTAAGGTCATTAACGTCTATATCTATGACGCAAAAGTTAtgacattaattataaaaagggAATTGAATATTAATTAGTCCAAAGACGAGAAAATAAGAAACGAAGAGCGGTGTAAAGGGTGAACGCATTAAATCTAAAGTAATCTTTAGGGGTCGGCTGCAGTAGGTAAGATATACAGATATCCCATTAACGACGTGAATAGGCGTTTGCCGTGAAAATGAAACATAAGGACTTGTttgattacattatttttaaatagttacaaaccgtgttatttaattttattatatatttaaacttttacaCAAAAACGGTAAaaacaagttttgtttttttattaatttttgtatagtTGTTTTAGAAAAGAGATAAATAAGGTTACAATTTTAGAATAAcgtataaaaagataaaagatactATAACTAAACACCACTTAAAGAATTTGAATCTTACAATCCTCCTTTTAACTTTGCCTATGTTAAAGTAGAGGTTCACATCATTCCCCATCAAAGAAGTCAATCTTTGTCTATGTTAAGTTATCTGTGTTCAAGTGCAAGCACCACTCATTATAactttgtttaataatttttatagataTTGAATTTGATCAATTTCACTACTAAATTGATAACTCTCGTGAaaccaataaaattaataaaattttgtatacttttaaaaaaaattaacatttttataaactaatttcaatgtataaaaccttttaaaatgtaaaaaaaaaaatatatattaactacAGGATACCAATAAAAGGTTAAACAATATCATGATACCTGATTGATGCAATTTATTTATGTACTTTAAGATGATTGATTATAAGTATTAAGGAATTAATCCTATGTTTTTCTTGGAGTAAGTTAAGTTAGTGTGTCTTTGAATACTTCATAATCAATTTAAAGACTCAGACTAAATTTTAACTTGAAAACAAACACCCACTTAGTTAGATAACTCTAGCCTGAAAACCTGTTGAAGGAGGTAAAAATAGACAAGGAATGAACATAGGGAGAGAAGATAATAGCATATGGGCAATGAGTGTGGGAAAGTAGCAAAGACACCGCATAGTTGCAGGGGAAGGGACTAGAGTGGGGTCTAGAAGGTAAGAAAAAACTGAATAAAGTGTCAGGGTTACGGTGCTGACACTGCAAATAATTGCACGCACGAATAAGCCACCGACACACACACCCCCACACCTGCTCTCTGCATCTGCTCCttcaaaccaaaaataaattaaataacactATCACCTACTCACCACCACTTTGAAAACACTTTCTTTGTCAAACAAAGACCCCTCAAGTCaccacaatttcattttctttttgaggCTAGTATTTGTATACAAATAAAAACTCAATAACCACACCACTATTGTGTAATAGTAACAGTAATTAGAACCACCTTAACCTTACATCATTACTCAAACCAATTAATTAGCTTAGCATGCCACTGAGCATGTAGCAGATTTTACTGGGACTAAAACATCTCCAGCTCCACCTACAGAAGTAGTAGATTGAACTGGGACACAATTAGCAGCAGCAGCTTCTAGCCTTTCCCATGTTACTCTTCTCCTCTCAGCTGCAGAACTTGCACTTGAATCTTCCTCCTCAATCCTGCGTTGGCATGCAGCTACCAGCTCCTCGTCCATCTGAGACAGCATCTTCCTTATGTTCTGAGTCAGGTTCAGCACTGCTTGGTTCCAATGACTTTGACCATTATGTACAATTGCTGAGAACACTAGAGGCAGAATCACCTGTCTGTTTTGCGTTATCAGATTCAGAATGTGCTCATTGTTCCATAGCAAATGTGCTCTTTCAGCCACCTGAATAATAAACCACATCAATATATGCAGCTCTCACTCATACCAACATAACCATATTATTGCAACACATGATTCAACCGAGTCTTGTCAAAAAATGCCACaattaattacattataaaacCATTTCATCTATTTGTtcagcacaaaccaaaaaaagattaattggTAATCAAGAAACTACCTGATAATGAGAACTATTGAGGCAGAAAGCCATTCGTCGGAACAGTGGGACCATGATCTTCTGAAACTCAGCCATGCTAGTCATTTCCAAAATCTCTTCCAACTCACTGATGAACATGAGCTCCTTTTGGCTATTTGTCACTGGCCAGTACTTCAATAGTCCCTTTATCACTGAGCTAGCCAGTCTTTGGTCCTtgtctatgaactgtacaacaCAATATGTTAACTGCTGATGATAAATGCCAACAGATTTAGGTTTGTGCAAAGGAACCAAAGCCCTCAACAAAAATATCTTGTGCTCTTCCTTCAATGGCAAGGCAAACCCGCTAATGACACTCCCAAAAATCTCCAACAGCTCCGCGATTCCATTATGTCGCTCGGTCTCGAAAACAAACCGGTAGATGATGTTGCTAACAGATTTCCGTATGAAAGGCCTATGAATCATGAATTTCCCATAGACTCTGTGCAGAATTGTTTTCAAGCAATCTCTTTCTCTAGGGTCCTCTGAATCAAAAAGGTCAAGTAATCTTAGAATAAAAGCATGATCTATATGTGCTTTTGCCAACTTCACATCAAGAGAGTTATAATTGATGAACTGAAGGAGTAGATCATAAACAACTTGTAGGTGAGACCAGGCAGGATCAAATATAGGTTCTTCATCTTCTGTTTCCCCACCAGTAGTACTTGTTCGAAACTTTGGTGGGAAAGCCCTGAACAAATTAGTTGCACACATTTTACACAATGCGGCGATTGCTGGTTCTGTGAACTTAACAGATCCAgaagaaacataatcaacaagcTCCAACAACGTTTTTCGTTTGAGATCTTGCTCTGTGGTGTTCTTATCAGGATCACTCATGTCATAAACTTTGCAGCAAAGATTCAACTTACTAATGAACAGGCTTTGCTTCTGTGTATTTGAAACATCTTTGAAGGACAGACAAGGGTCAACTGCTTCCACTCCAGCACTCATGCTTGCTGGGAAAACAACGGATGATACCCGCTTCACAACATTTAATTTGCTTGAAATGGTACTTCCAACATTTGTACACTGAAAAACATTCCCAAAAGTAGTGGTATTGCTAGAATCACTCCTTGCAGAATCTGATGAGTCAGATTTTGGCACCTTCTTTGGCAATTTGCTAAGAATTTGCTTTATCATGGTGGCAATCTAGCCAAGAACACCTGAAAGGCTGCAAGCAAATTACCACTCAAATACAAGCTCAAAGCCTAGGAATTCATTTAAGTTGATTTGCCA
This region of Glycine soja cultivar W05 chromosome 17, ASM419377v2, whole genome shotgun sequence genomic DNA includes:
- the LOC114393398 gene encoding serine/threonine protein phosphatase 2A 57 kDa regulatory subunit B' kappa isoform-like, with translation MIKQILSKLPKKVPKSDSSDSARSDSSNTTTFGNVFQCTNVGSTISSKLNVVKRVSSVVFPASMSAGVEAVDPCLSFKDVSNTQKQSLFISKLNLCCKVYDMSDPDKNTTEQDLKRKTLLELVDYVSSGSVKFTEPAIAALCKMCATNLFRAFPPKFRTSTTGGETEDEEPIFDPAWSHLQVVYDLLLQFINYNSLDVKLAKAHIDHAFILRLLDLFDSEDPRERDCLKTILHRVYGKFMIHRPFIRKSVSNIIYRFVFETERHNGIAELLEIFGSVISGFALPLKEEHKIFLLRALVPLHKPKSVGIYHQQLTYCVVQFIDKDQRLASSVIKGLLKYWPVTNSQKELMFISELEEILEMTSMAEFQKIMVPLFRRMAFCLNSSHYQVAERAHLLWNNEHILNLITQNRQVILPLVFSAIVHNGQSHWNQAVLNLTQNIRKMLSQMDEELVAACQRRIEEEDSSASSAAERRRVTWERLEAAAANCVPVQSTTSVGGAGDVLVPVKSATCSVAC